The proteins below come from a single Yamadazyma tenuis chromosome 5, complete sequence genomic window:
- a CDS encoding putative acetamidase (COG:I,J,T; EggNog:ENOG503NTYP): MTTWIDVRDTKIASQQQLLKPFLAPEKLVPAPEELNDVSDFIDTSSVISNDIKYITNLDIPALLAEYSTGALTARQVTEAYCYRATLAHQLTNCLTEIRFQEALHEAEKLDEYYQKHNCLNGPLHGVIVSFKDNINIEGVASSMGFVGEAEEIKTESSTFAKLLTGLGAIIICKTNTSAGMIYSETTNVLWGRTLNPFNRRYLNVGGSSGGEGALALLKGSCFGIGSDIGGSVRHPAALNRVYSLKPSSGRFPKFGTVSGQEGQESIVSVYGILTRSFTNLDYVTKSIIENKPYLQDASCLPMKYTPAKLPAKLTVGFMKSDGLTTVTSPLIRGLEIVKEALRKEGHTVLEWDDTYFKEIRDTIYPFYGADGMKHVKSILAKYNEPPDSHIVASLPVAEDMQVSDLWQSQKKRAAYAQKYLDLWNNGGGPGVRLDAVICACSPYPACLWNKVTPQPLNSIWNALDYSAGTFPVTRCDVSIDKPLEKTSFISDTDKLVHQTYSSNLDKFEGGPVSLQVVCGKLEEEKCAALIGYVSELLDKRV; encoded by the coding sequence ATGACTACTTGGATAGACGTACGAGACACCAAAATAGCTTCACAGCAACAGCTCCTCAAGCCGTTTTTGGCACCAGAAAAGTTGGTACCAGCTcctgaagagttgaacgaTGTGAGCGATTTCATTGACACTTCTTCTGTCATATCTAATGATATCAAAtatatcaccaacttggatatACCCGCCCTACTTGCTGAGTATTCTACAGGAGCATTGACCGCTAGACAAGTCACCGAGGCGTACTGCTATAGAGCCACGTTGGCACATCAGTTGACCAACTGTCTTACGGAAATTCGCTTCCAAGAAGCGTTGCACGAAGCTGAAAAGTTAGATGAATATTACCAGAAACACAATTGCTTGAATGGACCGCTTCACGGAGTGATTGTGTCGTTTAAGgacaacatcaacatcgaAGGGGTGGCCTCCTCCATGGGATTTGTGGGAGAAGCCGAAGAGATAAAAACTGAGAGCTCGACATTCGCTAAGCTTTTGACAGGGTTAGGTGCTATTATCATTTGTAAGACCAATACTTCAGCTGGCATGATATACTCAGAAACTACAAACGTGTTATGGGGGAGGACCTTGAATCCTTTCAATAGAAGGTATTTAAATGTCGGTGGCTCTTCTGGAGGTGAAGGGGCCCTTGCTCTTTTAAAGGGAAGTTGTTTTGGTATTGGAAGTGATATTGGCGGATCTGTAAGGCACCCAGCTGCTTTAAACAGAGTGTACTCTTTGAAACCAAGTTCAGGACGGTTCCCCAAGTTTGGCACTGTCTCTGGCCAGGAAGGCCAGGAGTCTATTGTGTCGGTATATGGGATTTTGACAAGAAGTTTCACAAATCTTGACTACGTAACCAAGTCCATCATAGAGAACAAGCCATACTTACAGGATGCCAGCTGTTTGCCCATGAAATATACTCCAGCCAAGTTACCTGCCAAATTGACTGTTGGGTTCATGAAGTCCGATGGGCTCACGACCGTAACATCTCCTTTGATAAGAGGATTAGAGATAGTCAAGGAAGCGTTGAGGAAGGAAGGACATACAGTCCTAGAATGGGACGATACCTATTTCAAGGAGATCAGAGACACCATTTATCCGTTCTATGGTGCTGATGGGATGAAACATGTCAAGTCAATTCTCGCCAAGTATAACGAACCTCCAGACTCCCACATTGTTGCCTCGTTGCCAGTAGCAGAAGATATGCAAGTTTCAGACCTTTGGCAGagtcagaagaagagggCTGCTTATGCTCAAAAATATTTAGACTTGTGGAATAACGGTGGAGGTCCTGGGGTCAGGTTGGACGCAGTGATTTGTGCCTGCTCTCCGTATCCTGCTTGTTTATGGAACAAAGTGACTCCTCAACCGTTGAACTCAATATGGAATGCTTTGGATTATAGTGCCGGGACTTTTCCCGTTACCAGATGTGACGTTTCTATCGACAAACCACTTGAGAAAACTAGTTTTATTTCTGACACAGATAAGCTAGTTCACCAGACCTATTCGAGTAATCTTGACAAGTTTGAGGGAGGCCCGGTGTCATTACAGGTAGTCTGTGGGAAGttggaggaagaaaagtGCGCTGCCTTGATTGGGTATGTGAGtgagttgttggataaaaGAGTCTAG
- the NAP1 gene encoding histone chaperone (BUSCO:EOG09263ULA; COG:B,D; EggNog:ENOG503NVG5), giving the protein MSEPIRKKQGDITKAPTPQNTPASVTNSYMRQHQIPSVSTINEEEGNSKLSKELANNPALLSMIQGKLGTLIGQQSGYIDSLPKQVKKRVYGLKSIQSKQMKLEAEFQKELLDLERRYFKKYEPLYERRNKIINGADEPTATEVEEGEALEEDDDEEVDAQEGAIKEEDEEEDEEEEEEDVKGIPNFWLTALENLTPVSETITDRDSEVLEFLKNIKMEYLETPGFKLIFEFDTNPFFDNKQLTKSYHYQAELGYSGDFVYDHADGCVINWKSKEQNVTINIERRKQRNKTTKQTRTIEKLTPTESFFNFFDPPKPPKAKDSDEDEEEEEDDDENDEEDEEDEDDLAARLELDYQLGEEIKDRLIPRAIDWFTGDAVGFGYPEDFEDEDGEFDSEGDEDEDEDSEDDEGINETGKKENPPECKQQ; this is encoded by the coding sequence ATGAGTGAACCCATCAGAAAAAAACAAGgagatatcaccaaggcGCCTACGCCTCAAAATACGCCTGCGTCCGTCACGAACTCGTACATGAGACAACACCAAATCCCCAGTGTCTCCACCATTAACGAGGAAGAAGGCAACTCCAAGTTAAGCAAAGAATTAGCAAACAATCCAGCATTATTGTCAATGATTCAAGGAAAGTTGGGTACCTTGATTGGTCAGCAGAGTGGGTACATTGACTCTTTGCCCAAGCAAGTCAAGAAGCGGGTTTATGGCTTGAAGAGCATCCAACTGAAGCAAATGAAGTTGGAAGCCGAGTTTCAAAAAGAATTGTTGGACTTAGAACGCAGGTACTTTAAGAAGTATGAACCATTGTACgagagaagaaacaagaTCATAAATGGGGCAGATGAGCCTACTGCCACGGAAGTAGAGGAAGGTGaagctttggaagaagatgacgacgaagaagtTGACGCACAAGAAGGTGCTAtaaaggaagaagacgaggaagaagacgaggaggaagaagaagaagatgtgAAGGGTATCCCTAACTTCTGGTTGACTGCCTTGGAAAATTTGACCCCTGTGTCTGAAACTATAACCGATAGAGACAGTGAAgtgttggagttcttgaaaaatattAAGATGGAATACTTAGAGACCCCTGGGTTTAAGTTGATTTTTGAGTTCGACACCAACCCATTCTTTGACAACAAacaattgaccaagtctTACCACTATCAAGCTGAATTGGGATATTCGGGTGATTTTGTGTATGATCATGCTGACGGATGTGTAATCAACTGGAAGAGCAAAGAACAAAATGTAACGATCAACATCGAAAGAAGAAAGCAAAGGAACAAGACCACCAAACAGACAAGAACCATTGAGAAGTTGACCCCTACCGAATCgtttttcaactttttcgATCCTCCAAAGCCTCCAAAAGCCAAGGACAGTGACGAggacgaagaagaggaagaagacgatgatgaaaatgatgaggaagatgaggaagatgaagatgacttggCCGCTAGGTTGGAATTAGACTACCAATTGggagaagaaatcaaagacaGATTGATTCCAAGAGCCATAGATTGGTTTACCGGAGACGcagttggatttggatatcctgaagattttgaagatgaagacggAGAATTCGACAGTGAAGGcgacgaagatgaggatgaggaCAGTGAGGATGATGAGGGAATTAACGAAACCGGTAAGAAGGAGAACCCACCTGAGTGCAAGCAGCAGTAG
- the PXA1 gene encoding ATP-binding cassette long-chain fatty acid transporter pxa1 (COG:Q; EggNog:ENOG503NUQ7) yields MVSISTLSGYSKQDVRNLLLILQEFVITFKDNKVKINYQSRPVMLFLSTLVTTFGLGVVFSLRSLVHQFRDYQINKRANRPSLIRQSSTVLKNGSREIFIPKYSTRFGGTPGNTRIIIPKPNLDQYAADKYLYKNYYIEEKLNIQSKVVNSKFLNQLTIIWRILIPKFYSKNSYLLFCQCFFLVLRTWLSLLIAKLDGQIVKNLISGNGKKFIRDLIYWILIAFPASYTNAAIKYLTSRLSLSFRTNLIRYIHDMYLDKIMAYYKINFIDIKNIDQYITNDVSKFCDSICGLFSSMGKPMIDLVFFSIYLRDNLGTGAIMGIFANYFLTAFLLKQNTPAFGKLSSQETALEGQYYNEHLNLITNCEEIGFYKGSVIEKSKLNETFNGLMKHINKTINISFGYSILEDYILKYTWSAWGYIFAGLPVFIEDLFPSTSKNGVNSVDQAKMERSNMRQFVINKRLMLSLADAGSRLMYSIKDVAELTGYTDRVFQLLTNLHQAHSPQFDYGAKLGHQDIHGTIQKNYSKGIRFENIPVIIPSANGSGNYKLVDKLNFSISEGNNLLILGSNGCGKTSISRIIAELWPLYSGLLSKPNDDEIFYLPQKTYFTNGNLRDQIIYPYSYNDMIEMGYNDDHLYHILREVKLEYLLKREGNFNVKKDWKDVFSGGEKQRMSLARVLFKNPRFVILDESTNAVSTDVEDYLFELLQKKKITFITLSHRPLLMKYHDSVLEIKDDEANWEFHDLTSEENLLSIDKEIKEIEEKLSKVDDWEKRLAEVELYLDGKLDL; encoded by the coding sequence ATGGTCTCCATCTCGACTCTTAGCGGGTACAGCAAGCAGGATGTTCGCAATCTCTTGTTGATCCTACAGGAGTTTgtcatcaccttcaaggACAATAAGGTCAAAATCAACTACCAAAGCAGACCCGTGATGCTATTTTTGAGCACTCTAGTGACCACTTTTGGTTTGGGCGTGGTGTTTAGTTTACGGTCTCTTGTCCATCAGTTCCGAGACTACCAAATCAACAAACGTGCCAACAGACCAAGTTTGATCCGTCAGAGCTCCACCGTATTAAAAAATGGTAGTAGAGAGATTTTTATTCCTAAATACTCCACCAGATTTGGAGGAACTCCAGGTAACACCCGTATTATCATCCCCAAGCCAAATTTGGACCAATACGCCGCTGACAAGTATTTGTACAAAAACTACTACAtcgaagaaaagttgaatatTCAGAGTAAAGTggtcaactccaagtttttgaaccagttgaCGATTATTTGGAGAATTTTGATTCCCAAGTTTTACAGTAAGAACAGTTATTTGTTATTCTGCCaatgcttcttcttggtgttgaggACCTGGttgagtttgttgattgCCAAGTTGGACGGGCAAATTgtgaaaaacttgatcagTGGTAATGGGAAGAAGTTTATTCGGGACTTGATCTACTGGATCTTGATCGCATTCCCAGCCAGTTACACAAATGCTGCCATCAAGTACTTAACCAGTCGGTTGAGTTTGAGCTTCAGAACCAATTTGATTCGGTACATTCATGATATGTATTTGGATAAAATTATGGCATACTAcaagatcaacttcattgacatcaagaacatcgaCCAGTACATCACCAACGACGTCAGTAAGTTTTGCGACTCGATATGTGGGTTGTTTTCCAGTATGGGAAAGCCTATGATtgacttggtgtttttctCCATCTACTTGAGAGATAACTTGGGTACTGGTGCCATTATGGGTATTTTTGCAAACTACTTTCTTACAGCCTTCTTATTGAAGCAGAACACTCCCGCATTCGGTAAGTTGAGTTCACAGGAAACAGCTTTGGAAGGTCAGTATTATAATGAGCacttgaatttgattaCCAACTGTGAAGAAATTGGGTTCTACAAAGGGTCGGTGattgaaaagtccaagttgaacgaaaCATTCAACGGATTAATGAAGCACATCAACAAGACCATTAATATTTCGTTTGGGTACTCCATTTTGGAGGACTATATCTTGAAGTACACTTGGTCTGCTTGGGGATACATTTTTGCCGGGTTGCCGGTGTTTATCGAGGACTTGTTCCCAAGCACCAGCAAAAATGGTGTTAACTCCGTAGATCAAGCCAAGATGGAGAGACTGAACATGAGGCAGTttgtcatcaacaagagaTTAATGTTGTCGTTGGCCGACGCGGGTTCCAGGCTAATGTACTCCATTAAGGATGTAGCAGAATTGACTGGTTACACCGACAGAGTATTCCAGTTATTGACAAACTTGCACCAAGCCCATTCTCCCCAGTTCGACTACGGCGCTAAGTTGGGCCACCAAGACATACACGGTACCATCCAAAAGAACTACAGTAAAGGTATTAGGTTTGAAAACATTCCTGTCATAATTCCTTCTGCCAATGGATCGGGAAACTACAAATTGGTAGATAAGTTGAACTTTCTGATCAGTGAAGGtaacaacttgttgattttagGATCCAATGGATGTGGTAAAACGTCGATTTCCAGAATAATAGCTGAATTATGGCCGTTATACTCGGGATTGTTGTCCAAACCCAACgatgatgaaatcttcTACTTACCACAAAAGACATACTTCACCAATGGCAACTTGAGGGACCAAATCATTTACCCTTACAGTTACAACGACATGATAGAAATGGGATATAATGATGACCATTTGTACCACATTTTGAGAGAAGTGAAGTTGGAATATTTGTTGAAACGGGAAGGCAACTTCAACGTGAAGAAGGATTGGAAGGATGTGTTTTCTGGGGGTGAAAAACAAAGAATGAGTTTGGCCCGtgtgttgttcaagaatccCCGGTTTGTCATTCTCGACGAAAGCACCAATGCCGTCAGTACCGACGTGGAAGATTATTTATTTGAGCTcttgcagaagaagaaaatcaccttcatcaCTTTAAGTCATCGTccattattgatgaagtacCATGATTCGGTATTGGAGATTAAGGATGATGAGGCCAACTGGGAATTCCACGATTTGACGAGCGAAGAGAATTTATTGAGTATCGACAAAGAGATCAAGGAAATCGAGGAGAAGCTCAGTAAGGTTGATGACTGGGAGAAGCGGTTGGCTGAAGTCGAATTATATTTAGATGGCAAGCTTGATTTGTAG
- the rcd1 gene encoding RNA-binding protein, CCR4-NOT complex subunit Rcd1 (BUSCO:EOG09263Q8J; COG:S; EggNog:ENOG503NWKG) yields the protein MYSAVASQQIHPGSFKNTADSMGGNFAGSLPEDSPDNSKGSSATANNALNDDQIYQWVSELVTGANRERALLELGKKREQYDDLALVLWNSFGVMTVLLEEIVSVYPYLSPPLLTVSASNRVCNALALLQCVASNSSTRTLFLQANLPLYLYPFLSTNTRQKPFEYLRLTSLGVIGALVKNDTPEVINFLLTTEIVPLCLNVIEISSELSKTVAIFILQKILLDDLGLSYICTTYERFHTVAAVLSKMIDQLTLANLSAGADTSGNDKPDAAASNSNSNSTGRLLKHVIRCYMRLSDNLEARKALASILPDSLRDGTFSDILQDDVATKKCLAQLLANISNP from the coding sequence ATGTATAGCGCTGTGGCCCTGCAACAAATACATCCCGGTAGTTTCAAGAATACGGCTGACTCCATGGGTGGCAATTTCGCCGGTTCACTTCCCGAAGATTCACCAGATAATTCCAAGGGCTCTTCCGCAACCGCTAATAACGCCCTCAATGATGATCAAATTTACCAATGGGTCAGTGAGCTAGTCACGGGGGCCAACAGAGAAAGGGCGTTATTGGAGTTGggaaagaagagagaaCAGTACGATGATTTGGCATTGGTGTTATGGAACTCGTTTGGAGTGATGACCGTGTTGTTGGAGGAGATTGTATCGGTATATCCGTACTTAAGTCCTCCATTACTCACGGTTTCTGCCAGCAATCGGGTTTGTAACGCATTGGCCTTGTTGCAGTGTGTGGCATCCAACTCGTCCACTAGAACCCTTTTCTTACAGGCTAACCTCCCATTATACTTGTACCCATTTTTATCAACAAACACCAGACAGAAACCATTTGAATATTTGCGGTTAACCAGCTTGGGAGTCATCGGTGCCCTCGTGAAGAACGACACCCCTGAGgtcatcaacttcttacTCACGACCGAAATTGTACCCCTCTGTTTGAACGTGATTGAAATCTCGTCTGAATTATCCAAAACGGTGGCCATCTTCATTTTGCAGAAAATCTTGTTGGACGACTTGGGCTTATCATACATATGCACCACCTACGAACGGTTCCATACGGTTGCTGCTGTGTTGCTGAAGATGATTGACCAACTAACATTGGCTAACCTTAGTGCTGGTGCCGACACCAGTGGTAACGACAAGCCCGATGCCGCTGccagcaacagcaacagcaacagtACCGGCCGGTTGTTGAAGCACGTGATCCGGTGCTATATGAGATTAAGTGACAATTTGGAGGCCAGAAAAGCGTTGGCATCGATTCTCCCTGACTCCTTGAGAGACGGCACGTTTTCCGACATTTTACAGGATGACGTGGCCACCAAAAAGTGTTTGGCCCAGCTCTTGGCCAACATCAGTAACCCGTAG
- the ERC1 gene encoding ethionine resistance protein (COG:V; EggNog:ENOG503NUM1) — protein MSSYDQSNEFSHQFKHSDYERRNSVVYGSLGKGGLFIPKDFVTPRAIDSFVDENSVESDEQSPLIVAGPNHRRKSTIERDILRKEREVLKDNNIFVSSDTAAEDEDEEHIRRTFEEAVVANKIPVTTVSLELRHLLKSSIPLVLTFLLQNSLSTVSVLSVGHLGATELAAVSMGSMTANITGYAAIQGVATALDTLCPQAFGAKKYHLVGAYFQKCTALIFTFMLPILVVWLFFGYQLICLMVPDKETAKLSAVYLQYITPGIPGYILFECGKRFLQAQGVYHISTYVLFIAAPSNAIMNFYFVSKLGYYGAPLAVAINYWIMALGLLVGTVYFVKPEQTASGLHPLKCWNGLNVKEAFGAWDKLIYLAIPGLIMLEAEFLAFEILTLIASYLGTVALAAQSVGSTMASLTYQIPFAIGIAASTRIANYLGAGLAESAKKSTQVALSFGLVISAFNFIVLFTFDRQIANMFTSDERVIKAIEGVMWLIALMQVSDAVNANSAGCLRGQGQTKIGGIVNLVSYYIVGLPLSIYLTFYSPWKGTLDGLWIGSTVALTLIGVIQSYYALFADFNKLCEDARNRTGGDSTV, from the coding sequence ATGTCTTCGTACGACCAGTCCAACGAGTTTTCTCATCAGTTTAAGCACTCGGACTACGAACGCCGGAACTCGGTGGTTTATGGTTCTCTTGGTAAAGGTGGACTTTTCATCCCTAAAGACTTTGTAACCCCCCGTGCCATTGACtcatttgtggatgagAACTCGGTGGAATCAGATGAACAAAGCCCATTGATTGTGGCAGGGCCCAACCACAGACGGAAATCCACCATCGAAAGAGACATTCTTAGAAAGGAGCGTGAGGTGCTCAAGGACAACAATATATTTGTATCTTCTGACACTGCtgctgaagatgaggatgaggaACACATTAGAAGAACGTTTGAAGAGGCGGTGGTGGCCAATAAAATCCCCGTCACCACCGTGTCGTTGGAATTGAGGCATTTGCTCAAGTCGTCCATTCCTTTGGTGTTGACGTTTCTCTTGCAGAATTCCTTGAGTACGGTGTCGGTGTTGTCGGTAGGCCATTTAGGGGCTACCGAGTTGGCGGCAGTGTCAATGGGTTCTATGACCGCCAATATCACCGGGTACGCCGCCATACAGGGTGTAGCCACGGCGTTGGACACGTTGTGCCCCCAGGCGTTTGGTGCTAAGAAGTATCATCTCGTGGGGGCCTACTTCCAAAAATGTACCGCTCTTATCTTCACGTTCATGTTACCAATTTTAGTGGTGTGGCTCTTTTTCGGCTACCAGTTGATCTGTTTGATGGTTCCCGACAAGGAGACCGCCAAGTTGTCGGCGGTTTACCTTCAGTATATAACTCCCGGTATTCCTGGGTATATTTTGTTTGAGTGTGGGAAGCGGTTCTTACAGGCCCAGGGAGTATACCACATATCCACATATGTGTTGTTCATTGCCGCCCCTTCTAATGCCATCATGAACTTCTACTTTGTTAGTAAACTTGGTTACTATGGGGCTCCTTTGGCCGTGGCCATAAACTACTGGATCATGGCCTTAGGTTTACTTGTAGGAACTGTTTACTTTGTCAAACCCGAACAGACGGCTTCAGGATTGCACCCATTAAAGTGCTGGAATGGGCTTAACGTTAAGGAAGCGTTTGGTGCCTGGGACAAGTTGATATATCTTGCAATTCCAGGGTTGATCATGTTAGAAGCAGAGTTTTTAGCATTTGAGATCTTGACATTAATAGCTTCGTACTTGGGGACCGTGGCGTTGGCAGCCCAGTCGGTGGGATCTACGATGGCGTCCTTGACGTATCAGATCCCCTTTGCTATCGGAATTGCGGCGTCCACCAGAATCGCCAATTACTTGGGAGCAGGTTTGGCCGAATCCGCTAAGAAATCGACCCAGGTGGCCTTGAGCTTCGGATTGGTCATTTCGGCCTTTAACTTCATTGTGTTGTTCACTTTTGACCGTCAAATTGCCAATATGTTTACCAGTGACGAGAGGGTCATCAAGGCCATTGAAGGAGTGATGTGGTTGATTGCATTGATGCAAGTGAGTGATGCTGTTAACGCAAATTCCGCTGGATGCTTGAGAGGACAAGGACAGACCAAAATTGGTGGAATCGTCAACTTGGTGTCCTACTATATTGTGGGCTTGCCCTTATCAATTTACCTCACGTTCTACTCCCCTTGGAAAGGTACCTTAGATGGTCTTTGGATTGGGTCCACTGTGGCATTGACTCTCATTGGAGTGATCCAGAGTTACTACGCGTTGTTTGCagacttcaacaagttgtgTGAAGATGCCAGAAACAGAACCGGCGGTGATTCAACCGTTTAA
- the ENP1 gene encoding snoRNA-binding rRNA-processing protein (COG:W; BUSCO:EOG09263KZJ; EggNog:ENOG503NVIT) — MGKITVNDTKEKPRHNPLHRDITSLNGGLKTHQKSRKTSNTMGENGEEFLDASTSRRILKLAKEQQEEIEEEDEGNKTSKASFLEAFRAQEQEEEQFEESDEEAEYSDFEEEFYDEEEIEVNEQDAEMFEKYFSTGNGIGGSINLADKIMAKIQEKEIMRSTGGRPVDGVKLPPKVIAAYEKIGQILANYRHGKLPKLFKVLPSLKNWQDVLYVTNPESWTPHAVYEATKLFVSNLQANEAQKFIESILLERFRVGIEDSEDHSVNYHIYRAIKKSLYKPGAFFKGFLFPLVDGHCSVREATIAASVLAKVSVPVLHSSVALSQLAQRDFSPASTVFIRVLVEKKYALPYQTLDDLVFYFMRFRKVEQQQVDMMIDTEANEGTKSNLPSLPVVWHKAFLAFAQRYKNDITDDQRDFLLETVRQRFHQGIGPEIRRELLAGTPRAPQQVEEAVMMNAF, encoded by the coding sequence ATGGGAAAGATTACGGTTAACGATACCAAGGAGAAGCCACGGCACAATCCTTTGCATAGAGATATCACCAGCCTCAATGGAGGATTGAAGACTCATCAGAAGTCCAGAAAAACTAGTAATACTATGGGGGAGAATGGTGAAGAGTTCTTGGATGCAAGCACATCGAGAAGaattttgaagttggccaaagaacaacaagaagaaatcgaggaagaagacgaaggCAACAAGACATCCAAAGCTTCTTTCTTAGAGGCCTTCAGAGCTCAGGAACAAGAGGAGGAAcagtttgaagaaagcGATGAGGAAGCAGAATATTCTGATttcgaagaagagttcTACGACGAAGAGGAAATTGAAGTCAATGAACAGGACGCCGAGATGTTTGAGAAGTATTTCCTGACAGGTAATGGGATTGGTGGACTGATAAACTTGGCCGACAAGATCATGGCAAAAATCCAAGAAAAGGAAATCATGAGAAGTACTGGAGGAAGACCTGTTGATGGGGTCAAATTACCTCCAAAAGTCATTGCAGCATACGAAAAAATTGGCCAGATTTTAGCTAACTACCGTCATGGAAAATTGcccaagttgttcaaggtgttACCAAGTTTAAAGAACTGGCAAGATGTGTTATACGTCACCAACCCCGAATCTTGGACTCCTCATGCAGTATACGAAGCCACCAAATTGTTTGTTTCTAATTTACAAGCCAACGAAGCCCAAAAATTCATCGAAAGTATTTTGCTCGAAAGATTCAGGGTCGGTATCGAAGACTCGGAAGACCATTCAGTGAATTATCACATCTACAGAGCCATTAAGAAATCGTTATATAAACCCGGAGCCTTTTTCAAAGGGTTTTTATTCCCATTAGTTGACGGTCACTGCTCAGTAAGAGAAGCTACTATTGCAGCTTCTGTATTGGCCAAGGTATCTGTTCCCGTATTACATTCGTCTGTGGCGTTATCACAGTTGGCACAAAGAGATTTCAGTCCGGCCTCCACTGTTTTCATCAGAgtgttggtggaaaagaAGTACGCCTTACCATACCAGACATTGGATGACTTGGTGTTCTACTTCATGAGATTTAGAAAAGTCGAACAGCAACAAGTGGATATGATGATTGATACCGAAGCCAATGAAGGCACAAAGTCTAACTTACCTTCTTTGCCGGTGGTTTGGCACAAGGCATTTTTGGCGTTCGCGCAAAGATACAAAAACGATATAACAGACGATCAGAGAGATTTCCTACTTGAGACGGTGAGACAGAGATTCCACCAGGGAATCGGTCCTGAAATAAGAAGAGAGTTGTTGGCAGGAACTCCAAGAGCTCCTCAGCAAGTGGAGGAGGCTGTAATGATGAATGCATTTTAA